From a region of the Paenibacillus lutimineralis genome:
- a CDS encoding glycosyltransferase — protein MKKVGLVMRKIQFAEAQGPRVFAERLRSIAKELGIEIVFISPERHVSGHDWIPGYEHEKGDLVNYDIVLDQIYAERIEHVIYTVSGFTFLKMFLKNSVLFPHSFPDPALTGYEMMKPFYSIVDKAVVQTDFLKRQLDTVFGVSDVDVIPIGFSEELAHRYYDPNAVVANRILWIGRDEENRRPDLVLEYARQNPDKEVYMVFGGMRYKESMKKYDISHNVKLKFALTQAEVFELMNSAKVYWSCSKFDTFAMPLTEALAMGKIVVKPEHPCYDHISSRHAFAGNEQNWFELVNMAAALPQQTSVHNREYAFGKFSSTVMKQGYENFFDQWLSN, from the coding sequence ATGAAGAAAGTCGGTTTAGTAATGCGTAAAATTCAATTTGCGGAGGCGCAGGGTCCCAGGGTATTTGCCGAACGGCTGCGGAGTATCGCTAAAGAGCTGGGAATCGAGATCGTCTTTATTTCTCCTGAGCGGCATGTCAGTGGCCACGACTGGATTCCGGGATACGAGCATGAGAAGGGGGATCTGGTCAATTACGATATTGTTCTTGATCAGATTTACGCAGAGCGTATCGAGCATGTGATCTATACGGTATCCGGGTTCACCTTCCTGAAGATGTTCCTGAAGAATAGCGTGCTGTTTCCACATAGCTTTCCTGACCCAGCCCTAACAGGTTATGAGATGATGAAGCCCTTCTATAGCATCGTAGACAAGGCGGTTGTGCAGACAGACTTTCTGAAGCGCCAGCTGGATACGGTATTTGGCGTTAGCGACGTGGATGTGATCCCCATCGGCTTCAGTGAGGAATTAGCCCATCGGTATTACGACCCGAATGCTGTCGTGGCTAATCGCATATTATGGATCGGCCGTGATGAAGAGAATCGTCGCCCGGATCTCGTGCTGGAATATGCCAGACAGAACCCGGACAAAGAGGTTTATATGGTGTTCGGCGGAATGCGCTACAAGGAAAGTATGAAGAAATACGATATTTCTCACAATGTGAAGCTGAAATTTGCTCTGACTCAGGCGGAAGTATTTGAGCTGATGAACTCGGCCAAGGTGTACTGGAGCTGTTCTAAATTCGATACGTTTGCGATGCCGTTGACCGAGGCGCTGGCGATGGGGAAGATTGTGGTCAAACCAGAGCACCCTTGCTATGATCACATTAGCTCGCGGCATGCCTTTGCTGGCAACGAGCAGAACTGGTTTGAGCTGGTTAATATGGCGGCGGCCCTGCCACAACAGACTTCCGTACATAATCGCGAGTACGCTTTTGGTAAATTTTCATCTACAGTGATGAAGCAAGGATATGAGAATTTTTTTGATCAGTGGTTGAGTAATTAA
- a CDS encoding polysaccharide deacetylase family protein yields MSLNHSLGYEDDAKLLIVNADDYGMCHSENLAVQRLFQEGIISSSTIMMPCGWAKEAAVWSANHNEYDVGVHLTFTSEWSGYKWGPVTRNGDVRSLVTKEGYFPTDCKTFEEQAEPEQVRLEIVNQIEAALAMGVNPTHLDNHMGSLYGLATGKQFLDVVFEICAWYGLPFRMPRALPDMEKIPPEAIEVTNQVTALADRMGVVILDHLIGLPFGKLPGETYDSYKQSMIEVLQNLQPGVSEILIHPAIASEELKAVHHEWEKRQWDYELFRDQEVQQVIEEQGIVRTSWNALQKVQRQGK; encoded by the coding sequence ATGAGTTTGAATCACAGCTTGGGGTACGAAGATGACGCGAAATTGTTAATTGTAAATGCGGATGATTACGGTATGTGTCATTCGGAGAATCTGGCGGTTCAGCGGCTATTCCAGGAAGGGATTATCTCTTCGTCAACAATTATGATGCCCTGTGGATGGGCAAAGGAAGCTGCGGTCTGGAGCGCGAATCATAATGAATATGATGTTGGCGTGCACTTGACCTTCACCAGCGAATGGAGCGGTTATAAATGGGGACCCGTAACAAGGAATGGCGATGTAAGATCACTGGTAACGAAGGAAGGGTACTTCCCGACGGACTGTAAAACATTTGAAGAGCAGGCTGAGCCTGAGCAGGTGCGCCTAGAGATCGTCAATCAGATTGAAGCTGCGCTGGCGATGGGAGTCAATCCGACGCATCTCGATAATCATATGGGCAGCCTATATGGCCTGGCGACTGGCAAGCAGTTCCTGGATGTTGTCTTTGAGATTTGTGCTTGGTACGGGCTGCCCTTCCGCATGCCAAGAGCGCTGCCCGATATGGAGAAAATACCTCCCGAGGCAATAGAAGTGACGAATCAGGTTACGGCTCTGGCCGACCGTATGGGCGTCGTTATTCTAGACCATTTGATTGGTCTACCCTTCGGGAAACTGCCGGGGGAGACGTATGATAGCTATAAACAGAGCATGATTGAAGTGCTGCAGAATTTGCAGCCTGGGGTGTCGGAAATTCTGATTCACCCGGCGATTGCGAGCGAGGAGCTTAAAGCGGTCCATCACGAATGGGAGAAGCGGCAATGGGATTATGAGCTGTTCCGTGACCAAGAAGTACAGCAGGTGATTGAAGAGCAGGGAATCGTTCGGACCTCATGGAATGCATTGCAGAAGGTACAGAGACAAGGGAAATAA
- a CDS encoding PadR family transcriptional regulator encodes MKRDKNLPLTETVYYILLALLEPAHGYLIIQKVEELSAGQVHMAAGTLYGAVDNLLKQKLIQPVRSEDSRRKVYVITELGRDILLQDYARMRHMIEMTGMLMDQERGGAI; translated from the coding sequence ATGAAACGGGATAAAAATTTACCGCTGACAGAGACGGTTTATTATATACTGCTGGCTTTGCTTGAGCCGGCCCATGGATATTTAATTATTCAGAAGGTGGAGGAGTTGAGCGCTGGTCAGGTACATATGGCAGCCGGGACGTTATATGGGGCGGTGGACAATCTGCTGAAGCAGAAGCTGATCCAGCCCGTACGCAGCGAGGATAGCCGCCGCAAGGTTTATGTTATTACCGAATTGGGGCGTGATATTCTGCTTCAGGATTATGCACGCATGCGCCATATGATTGAGATGACAGGGATGCTTATGGATCAGGAAAGAGGGGGAGCAATATGA
- a CDS encoding DUF2812 domain-containing protein, which translates to MKKYKFFTDFDREEKWLNEVARSGHQLVNKAYSYEFAEGSPEEANYRIDYRTFKNRQDFEDYRMLFEDSGWKHIAGTKSSGAQYFKQVMDQGDEDIFSDVDSKAARYKRLSEMWLSLAGCFIPLFAVLISTGAINITAFIKPKLLYYTPGLWEMSGTHFWRAFLFETPFAFFRGFGWVILPIFILVYVIFAYKAKKQYEKTQQGH; encoded by the coding sequence ATGAAGAAATATAAATTTTTTACCGATTTTGACCGTGAAGAGAAGTGGCTGAACGAGGTGGCTCGTTCAGGACATCAGCTCGTGAATAAAGCCTATAGCTATGAATTCGCTGAAGGATCACCCGAGGAGGCAAATTACCGGATTGATTATCGGACCTTCAAGAATAGACAAGATTTCGAGGATTATCGGATGTTATTCGAGGATAGCGGCTGGAAGCATATCGCTGGGACGAAGAGCTCGGGAGCTCAATATTTCAAGCAAGTGATGGATCAAGGAGATGAAGATATATTCTCGGACGTAGACTCCAAAGCGGCGCGCTATAAGCGGCTCTCGGAAATGTGGCTGTCGCTGGCTGGCTGCTTCATCCCTTTGTTCGCGGTATTGATATCCACGGGTGCGATTAACATCACTGCTTTTATTAAGCCTAAGCTTCTCTATTATACGCCAGGACTTTGGGAGATGAGCGGGACGCATTTCTGGAGAGCATTTCTATTCGAGACACCATTCGCCTTTTTCCGCGGCTTCGGTTGGGTGATTTTACCGATTTTCATTCTGGTGTATGTGATTTTCGCTTATAAAGCAAAGAAGCAATATGAGAAGACGCAGCAAGGACACTAG
- a CDS encoding sigma-70 family RNA polymerase sigma factor: protein MTEQQFSERIGACKEKLYRFAYCYVKNEQEALEIVSEATYKAYLAYRRLDNPQYFETWISRIVINCAMDHMRRHKKYTYMEDSVVEFSAKEDPVPLEDRWDLYEALDRLEPEDKAFIILKYFEDQRFKDMAEVLSMPESTVKTRLYRILDKLKRQLIKEEVDML, encoded by the coding sequence ATGACGGAGCAACAGTTCAGCGAACGGATCGGAGCGTGCAAGGAGAAGCTGTACCGCTTTGCCTACTGTTATGTGAAGAATGAGCAGGAGGCGCTAGAGATCGTATCGGAGGCGACCTATAAGGCCTATCTCGCATACAGAAGATTAGATAATCCGCAGTATTTCGAGACCTGGATCAGCCGAATTGTCATTAACTGCGCCATGGACCATATGAGAAGACACAAGAAATACACCTACATGGAAGACAGCGTGGTGGAGTTCTCCGCCAAGGAGGATCCGGTTCCACTGGAGGACAGATGGGATCTTTATGAGGCGCTGGATCGTCTCGAGCCGGAGGATAAGGCCTTTATTATTTTGAAATATTTCGAAGATCAGCGGTTCAAGGATATGGCCGAAGTTCTGTCGATGCCGGAGAGCACTGTGAAGACGAGACTCTACCGGATACTGGATAAGCTGAAGAGACAATTAATCAAGGAAGAGGTAGATATGCTATGA
- a CDS encoding DUF4179 domain-containing protein → MTGKERYENIEIPSQLSDVIEEATQRGRAHQRNRRMIRGTSTLVAACAALMIAVNVPGVAMALSDVPVVGSIVKVLQVGGGGERTDGAKVSTSVQENALDIHFTVDGEQIASVPAYTVDYKEAPNRLIFNFNGVRDLDLQKLQQDIRSLSNVKDVYSNVILDDSAIRFVVELKDNIDYSVSEYKEPGYIQLKLFGTAKQAEPHEVFYVRSQEMEQGESLGMLDEQYAQDGSSVIKTKSGKFVLAIGGFASRAEAEEMLHQLSEREDYYETLQVDSWMSNENPQ, encoded by the coding sequence ATGACCGGAAAAGAACGCTATGAAAATATAGAAATTCCTTCTCAGCTCTCTGACGTTATTGAAGAGGCAACGCAGCGCGGGCGGGCTCACCAACGGAACCGAAGAATGATTCGTGGAACTTCCACTCTTGTCGCAGCATGTGCTGCATTAATGATCGCCGTTAATGTACCAGGTGTGGCCATGGCGTTATCCGATGTACCCGTTGTAGGATCGATCGTCAAGGTTCTGCAGGTTGGAGGCGGGGGAGAACGTACGGATGGGGCCAAGGTGAGTACGTCGGTTCAAGAGAATGCGCTGGATATTCACTTCACCGTCGATGGAGAACAGATCGCCAGCGTACCTGCATATACGGTGGACTATAAGGAAGCACCGAACCGGTTGATCTTTAACTTCAACGGCGTCCGCGATCTGGATTTGCAGAAATTGCAACAGGATATTCGTTCTCTCTCGAATGTGAAGGACGTGTATAGCAATGTTATTCTGGATGACTCCGCAATCCGCTTCGTCGTTGAGCTTAAGGATAATATCGATTATTCTGTGTCTGAATACAAGGAGCCTGGTTATATTCAATTGAAGCTGTTCGGTACTGCCAAGCAGGCGGAGCCTCACGAAGTTTTCTATGTCCGCAGCCAGGAGATGGAGCAGGGTGAATCGCTTGGTATGCTGGATGAGCAATATGCTCAGGATGGAAGTTCGGTCATCAAGACGAAGAGCGGTAAGTTCGTGCTGGCGATCGGCGGCTTTGCATCTCGGGCCGAGGCCGAGGAGATGCTTCATCAATTGTCTGAACGCGAGGATTATTATGAGACGCTGCAAGTAGATAGCTGGATGAGCAATGAGAACCCGCAATAA
- a CDS encoding putative bifunctional diguanylate cyclase/phosphodiesterase: MDQASDYTHIESIINSSALLRSIDMMGVGIAITDPRLKDNPLVYVNQGFEKITGYKREEVLMRNSRFLQGEETDKRHLGVIRQAIKEGRADTVTIKNYRKDGSTFWNQFIISPILNPDGELIYFIGLQFDVTEEIEDRNASKQRIRQLTYFDAVTDLLTMSRFSTVMKASLEQTKDEQKTAAVLRVNLNRFRYINESYGERAGNELLKGVGDRMRATFPEGTPICRSFADEFIILLSSLSDPLQIHKMACELCEALRHSYLVNGEKIHVGFGMGISIFPDDGTDVTQLLKHAELAMKEAKLASVQEPHYFDYYLMDKLLERVQIEKKLPLALENGEFELYYQPKVDSSSLVLTGYEALIRWNDPDHGRILPSTFIPVAEDTGFIVQLGEWVLREACRTNKAWQEAGYPKLPISVNVSAIQFRHPRFVHIVEAALEQTGLAPQYLELEVTESILNDPVIIKNKLDYLKERGISLSIDDFGTGYSSIYYLKELPLQVLKIDRTFITQTPENPRDTALLLSIIQLGKSLGLTVLAEGVETEEQLKFLQAHGCDQIQGYYYSPPLSKEKIEALLYEETLSLK; the protein is encoded by the coding sequence ATGGACCAAGCGTCAGATTATACGCATATTGAGTCAATTATCAATTCCTCGGCCCTGCTCCGATCCATCGATATGATGGGTGTTGGGATAGCTATTACGGACCCTAGGCTCAAGGACAATCCCTTAGTATATGTCAACCAGGGATTCGAGAAGATTACTGGATATAAGCGTGAAGAAGTCCTCATGCGCAATTCCCGCTTTCTACAGGGGGAAGAGACGGACAAACGTCATCTAGGAGTGATCAGGCAAGCGATCAAGGAAGGCCGAGCGGATACGGTGACAATTAAGAACTACCGCAAAGACGGATCCACGTTCTGGAATCAGTTCATTATTAGCCCGATTCTGAATCCCGACGGAGAATTGATCTATTTTATCGGCTTACAGTTCGATGTAACGGAAGAAATCGAAGATCGTAACGCCTCCAAACAGAGGATCCGTCAACTCACGTATTTTGACGCTGTCACAGATCTGTTGACCATGAGCCGATTCAGTACAGTGATGAAAGCCAGCTTAGAGCAAACTAAAGACGAGCAGAAGACAGCAGCCGTGCTTAGAGTAAATCTGAATCGCTTCCGATATATTAATGAGAGCTATGGAGAGCGTGCTGGAAATGAACTGTTGAAGGGAGTCGGAGATCGCATGCGTGCTACCTTCCCGGAAGGAACACCGATTTGCCGCAGCTTCGCCGATGAGTTCATCATTCTGTTATCCAGCCTGTCTGATCCGTTGCAAATACATAAAATGGCCTGCGAATTATGCGAGGCGCTTAGACATTCCTATCTCGTCAATGGGGAGAAAATTCATGTCGGATTCGGCATGGGAATCAGCATTTTTCCGGATGACGGAACCGATGTAACCCAGTTGTTGAAGCATGCGGAATTAGCGATGAAGGAAGCGAAGCTAGCCTCTGTACAGGAACCGCACTACTTTGATTATTACTTAATGGATAAGCTGCTGGAAAGAGTTCAAATCGAGAAGAAATTGCCGCTTGCCTTGGAGAATGGTGAATTTGAGTTATATTACCAGCCCAAAGTCGATTCATCCAGCCTGGTCTTGACCGGCTATGAGGCTCTTATTCGTTGGAACGACCCCGATCACGGGCGAATATTGCCCTCTACCTTCATTCCTGTGGCTGAAGATACTGGATTTATTGTACAGCTTGGAGAATGGGTATTGCGTGAAGCCTGTCGGACGAATAAGGCCTGGCAGGAAGCCGGCTATCCGAAGCTGCCGATCTCTGTTAATGTCTCGGCGATTCAATTTCGGCATCCTAGATTCGTACATATCGTAGAGGCGGCGCTGGAGCAGACCGGATTAGCCCCGCAGTACCTCGAACTGGAAGTTACTGAGTCGATTCTGAATGATCCGGTAATTATTAAGAATAAGCTGGACTACCTGAAGGAACGGGGAATTTCACTATCCATCGACGACTTCGGTACAGGTTATTCTTCGATCTATTACTTAAAAGAACTGCCTCTTCAGGTGCTCAAGATCGATCGGACCTTCATCACGCAAACACCAGAAAATCCAAGGGATACGGCTCTGCTCCTATCCATTATTCAGCTTGGCAAATCGCTGGGCTTAACGGTGCTCGCCGAAGGAGTCGAGACGGAAGAACAGCTCAAGTTCCTCCAGGCCCATGGCTGCGATCAAATACAAGGATACTATTATAGTCCGCCATTAAGTAAGGAGAAGATAGAAGCATTGCTATACGAAGAAACGTTGTCGCTGAAGTAG
- a CDS encoding response regulator, which yields MTNLIIVDDEKNIRLGLKTMIEREFPDQFALFTATQGAEALELYRDHGAEIIITDIRMPIMNGISLIEKISTEPLPASQDERPLIIILSGYEDFEYAKAAIRYQAIDYLLKPIHRDELFTALRKCNDHLARRSLIAEQMAITEGYRLQVQLVRLQDLLMQRDLSENEIRLWNKEINFEQYVLPFSVAVLTYQYENGSRIKKEGLKTLAEDLFVSVEGKLNASLLDREGRVVLVGGSQQKFADMSLLASSKGLNGLLIGVSEEGNRLEDLAKCYRQASESLNYSFIYPKTRLIWYSELPRERQFYAIPMEDIRKLGNILGTGREKEIGPLLHHIFRIDQLAGIDTQYLEAVSKQINEQVLDEVFRIYGEASVEVIKLYRKVGDLSNFDHFHNYFRSLEQLLSSLDKYIKEIRSAHTEHGDMKEAVAFIEENYHRPLNMAMVSNHVSLNYSYFSEAFKTFTGESFVTYLKKVRIRKAKELIGNGSLKIAEISEAVGFENTRHFSRVFKELEGISPFEYRGKLFLESERFTPQEHSGNGE from the coding sequence ATGACAAATTTGATAATCGTGGATGATGAGAAAAATATTCGTCTGGGTCTGAAAACGATGATTGAACGCGAATTTCCCGACCAGTTTGCATTATTTACGGCTACTCAGGGCGCTGAGGCGCTCGAGCTATATCGGGATCATGGGGCCGAGATTATTATTACTGATATCCGGATGCCTATTATGAATGGAATCTCTTTGATTGAGAAAATATCGACAGAGCCTCTGCCAGCGAGTCAAGATGAGCGGCCGCTAATCATTATTTTGAGCGGATATGAGGATTTTGAATATGCCAAAGCAGCGATCAGGTATCAGGCGATCGATTATCTGCTCAAACCGATCCACAGAGATGAATTGTTCACTGCGCTGCGCAAATGTAACGATCACCTGGCAAGACGCTCTCTCATTGCCGAGCAGATGGCCATTACTGAGGGCTATCGGCTGCAGGTTCAATTGGTACGCTTGCAGGATTTGTTGATGCAGCGGGATTTGTCGGAGAATGAGATCCGGTTGTGGAACAAAGAGATCAACTTTGAGCAGTATGTCCTGCCCTTCTCGGTCGCTGTGCTAACCTATCAATACGAAAACGGCAGCCGGATCAAGAAGGAAGGATTGAAGACCCTCGCTGAGGATCTGTTTGTAAGTGTAGAGGGCAAGCTAAACGCCTCTCTACTGGACCGTGAAGGAAGAGTTGTGCTCGTAGGAGGATCGCAGCAGAAATTTGCAGACATGTCGCTTTTGGCCAGCAGCAAAGGGCTTAATGGGTTATTGATCGGCGTCAGCGAAGAGGGAAATCGATTGGAGGATCTCGCCAAATGCTACAGACAAGCAAGCGAGTCTCTGAACTACTCCTTTATATATCCCAAGACTCGTCTGATCTGGTACTCCGAGCTCCCGAGGGAACGGCAGTTCTACGCTATACCTATGGAGGATATTCGCAAGCTGGGCAACATTCTGGGTACAGGCCGGGAAAAAGAGATCGGACCACTCTTGCATCATATCTTTCGGATTGATCAGTTGGCAGGGATTGATACTCAATATCTGGAGGCTGTCAGCAAGCAAATCAATGAACAGGTCCTTGATGAGGTATTCCGAATATATGGAGAAGCATCTGTAGAAGTGATCAAGTTGTATCGCAAGGTTGGCGACCTCTCCAATTTCGACCATTTTCACAATTATTTCAGATCGTTGGAGCAGCTTCTGTCTAGTCTGGACAAATACATCAAGGAGATCCGATCGGCTCATACCGAGCATGGGGATATGAAGGAAGCTGTGGCTTTTATCGAAGAAAATTATCATCGTCCGCTGAATATGGCTATGGTAAGCAATCACGTATCTCTGAATTATTCCTATTTTAGCGAAGCGTTCAAAACTTTTACTGGAGAAAGCTTCGTGACTTACTTGAAGAAGGTGCGCATTCGCAAGGCGAAGGAATTAATCGGAAATGGATCGCTGAAGATAGCAGAGATCAGTGAAGCGGTCGGATTTGAAAATACGAGGCACTTTTCACGAGTGTTCAAGGAATTAGAGGGCATATCTCCTTTTGAGTACCGAGGCAAGCTGTTTTTAGAGAGTGAGCGGTTCACCCCTCAGGAGCATTCGGGTAACGGGGAATAA
- a CDS encoding cache domain-containing sensor histidine kinase: protein MMRGKRLRAIWDSLMYWIGRRSLQSRLIAAYIFIILGPCLLVSFYSYKAINNMYLRDAEDKSISLLEMEQLHIDTQIESMVRAVVVAYEDPEVKDYLAHTSDPDPDELVNFNNYIFKNLTRIQYYNPNVAHLRLFSSSDIVEIWPIFFREYRVANESWYKKAVQMKGLESWSFQYNDPDLMERYIGQTPALTPKVSLLRELSIPAGHHVGMVQVDMLLENFSPRTYSVMQDSKSQMLLVDSEAQTFTREKDSFLKANPEMESIIKERLQRYQDTGKWDIRYKENGKQFLLLHQRIERINANLINIVSMEGVIQDISRTRNLLIGANIVFITLVTLIAYILNAFILKNLRLLTEEMKKVRRGEAYSGISIRGGGEVGELAHHFSKLMNTINTLVAQAVYKQALTKEAELRSLHNQIDAHFLFNTLENIKMLAEIENQRTISDSLTSLGGMMRYNFKWSGEYAKLRDEIRHIENYTKVMNIRFDEPILLKLDIPEEAMELEMLKMSLQPIVENAVKHAWIGEESDKQILIQVLDWQNHDVQIIVTDNGIGMHAEDLSVLNQELQSIGMNDKLFRSSGPEANRNGIGLRNVQERIRLYYGNEYGLRVFSEQGQFTTVVMSLPKVLLTGRVGMNDKFDNRG from the coding sequence ATGATGAGGGGGAAGCGCTTGCGAGCGATTTGGGATTCATTGATGTATTGGATTGGGCGCCGTTCTCTGCAGAGCCGCCTGATCGCTGCCTATATTTTTATCATTTTAGGACCCTGCCTGTTGGTGTCCTTCTATTCTTATAAAGCGATCAACAACATGTATTTGCGCGATGCCGAGGACAAGAGTATCTCCTTACTGGAAATGGAGCAATTGCATATTGATACGCAAATTGAATCTATGGTCCGGGCGGTTGTGGTCGCTTATGAAGACCCGGAGGTAAAGGATTACCTCGCTCATACCAGCGATCCGGATCCCGATGAACTGGTCAACTTCAACAACTATATCTTCAAGAATCTGACACGCATTCAGTATTACAATCCCAACGTGGCACATCTTCGCCTATTCTCCAGCAGTGATATTGTGGAGATTTGGCCGATCTTCTTCCGCGAATACCGTGTAGCCAATGAATCGTGGTATAAGAAGGCCGTACAGATGAAGGGCTTGGAGTCCTGGTCTTTCCAATACAATGATCCGGATCTGATGGAACGGTACATAGGGCAAACGCCTGCGCTTACGCCAAAGGTATCGCTGCTTCGTGAATTGAGCATCCCTGCGGGCCATCATGTCGGTATGGTTCAGGTTGACATGTTGCTGGAGAACTTCAGTCCGAGGACTTACTCGGTCATGCAGGACAGCAAGTCGCAGATGCTGCTTGTGGACAGCGAAGCACAGACATTCACACGGGAGAAGGACTCCTTTCTGAAAGCGAACCCGGAAATGGAAAGTATTATTAAGGAGCGCCTTCAGCGTTATCAGGATACGGGAAAATGGGATATTCGTTATAAGGAGAACGGAAAACAGTTTCTACTATTGCATCAGCGAATTGAACGGATTAATGCCAATCTGATCAATATCGTATCCATGGAGGGTGTGATCCAGGATATATCCCGTACACGTAATCTCCTCATCGGAGCCAATATCGTTTTTATTACGCTGGTCACCCTGATCGCTTATATTCTGAATGCCTTTATTCTAAAAAATCTTCGCCTATTAACGGAGGAGATGAAAAAGGTACGGCGAGGAGAAGCCTACAGTGGAATCTCTATTCGCGGCGGCGGCGAAGTCGGAGAGCTCGCACATCATTTCTCCAAGCTAATGAATACGATTAATACATTGGTCGCTCAAGCGGTATACAAGCAAGCGCTAACGAAGGAAGCGGAGCTGCGCTCGCTTCATAATCAAATTGACGCCCACTTTCTATTTAATACATTGGAAAACATAAAAATGTTAGCCGAAATTGAGAATCAACGAACGATTTCTGATTCGTTAACTTCCCTTGGGGGAATGATGCGATACAACTTTAAATGGTCTGGAGAGTACGCGAAGCTGCGCGATGAGATTCGGCATATCGAGAATTACACGAAAGTGATGAACATCCGATTTGACGAACCGATTCTTCTTAAGCTCGATATTCCTGAAGAGGCCATGGAGCTGGAAATGCTCAAGATGTCCCTTCAGCCGATTGTCGAAAACGCCGTAAAGCATGCTTGGATCGGAGAAGAGTCCGATAAACAAATTTTGATTCAAGTGCTTGATTGGCAGAATCACGACGTGCAGATCATAGTCACGGACAATGGCATAGGGATGCACGCGGAGGATTTGTCCGTCTTAAATCAGGAATTGCAGTCTATAGGGATGAATGATAAACTTTTCCGCAGTTCCGGACCAGAGGCGAATCGTAATGGAATTGGCCTTCGAAATGTGCAGGAGCGTATTCGATTATATTACGGCAACGAATACGGCCTTCGAGTATTCAGTGAACAAGGTCAGTTCACAACAGTTGTGATGTCCTTGCCAAAGGTACTGCTAACGGGGAGGGTAGGCATGAATGACAAATTTGATAATCGTGGATGA